The window tttattttaggaatgcatttatcaaaatttcaacCAATCTATTATTTGCGCCGTTAGGCATTAACACATTCATAAAAACCCAAATTTCTTCACAAACTCCTAGTTCCGCAAATAAAGATTCAGTTTTTATTTCAagaatgcattgatcacaataTTCCAGCAATGCCCACCAATATACTGTATTTCCTAACAACATCAACGTACACATAAAACGCTCACATATTACTTTTTCAAGAAACGGCAATAAAATCGGACATGAAAGTcacctttttaaaataaaaatccgaCCATATTATAGACGATGTAGCTgaggaaaagaaagaaaattcccaaaaaaaaggTAGTCTACGAAGATGAAAAACAATGTGGATCCGTGGCTTCTTTTGGCGCCAGTTTTCGTCTTAGTTTGCTCTTCAATCTTCGCCATTGATTCCGATCTACTGAAACAGTAGATCTTATTTAcgatttattttagtattttaataaaaaagaatttaaggTCCCACCGAGACTTGAACTCGGGTTACTGGATTCAGAGTCCAATGTCCTAACCACTAGACCATGGGACCTTGTTGGTTTATACCCcatattacaaatatatatacgaTCATTTTCAacgttcttcttcttcaacaataTACCCGTGAAGATACTGTATCAACCATTTCTAGCTGCGCAGATGAGAAAAGCCCTCTTTAAACCCTATTCCGCCGCTTTCTTCAAAATCCACACATCCCCAATTGTATCCTCCCTCAAATTCTCATCCTCATCCACTCCTCTACCGCCGCCAGAATGGGTGCACCCTTTCACCGACCTCTCCGACGTCATCTCCGCCGCCGACCGGAAAATCTCCCCGTGGATCCCCAAAATCCACCACCTTTTGCAAAACACCATCAATTTCGAGCAGGATTTAACCATCTTCTGCGATAAATACCTAATCAGACTCCCGCCCCCTTTCACCGCCCACATCCTCAAGACCTCCACTCAGCTCCCGAACCGGGCCGAGATCGCGTTCCGGTTCTTCAATTGGGCCGGTGAGCAGAAAGGGTACGCTCACAATCTCGAATGCTTCGTTCAATTGATCGAAATTTTGTGTTTGGAGGGCGATTTCGTGAGGGCTAGGTCAGCTTTCGATGAGATGAAAATTAGGGGCTTTTTGATGAATTCAGTGGCTGCCAATTCCCTAATTAGAAGCTTTGGCAATGGGGGAATGGTGGAGGAGCTTCTGTGGGTGTGGAAGAGAATGAAGGATACTGGGATTGAACCCTCGTTGTATACATACAATTTCTTGATGAATGGCCTTGTGAATTGTATGTATATTGAGTCTGCAGAGAGGGTTTTGGAGGTGATGAAGAAGGGGAGGGTGAAGCCAGACGTTGTGACTTACAACACCATGATCAAAGGCTACTGTAAATCAGGGAATCTGAGGAAGGCCATTGATGAGTTTGAAGCTATGGGGGTGAAAAATGTGGCTCCGGATAAGATCACTTTCTTGACTCTGATGCAGGCTTGTTATGCAAAGGGGGATTATCATCTGTGCTCGAGGCTTTACAACGAGATGCGGGATAAACAGGTTGAGATCCCTCCCCATGCGTATAGTTTGGTGATAGGAGGGCTCTGCAAGGAGGGGAAGGCGATGGAGGGGCACGCCGTGTTTGAGAGCATGATTGGGGCGGGCTGTGAGGTGAATATGGCTGTGTACACAGCCTTGATTGATGCGTACGCGAAGAATGGGAGCTTGGACGTGGCGATGGAGCTGTTCAGGAGTATGCAGAGGGACGGTCTTGTTGCAGATGAGGTCACCTATGGTGTGATTGTGAATGGCTTGTGCAAGAATGGGAGGTTGGAGGAGGCAATGGAATGGTTCGACTATTGCAAACGGGAGGGTGTGGCTGTTAATGCCATGTTGTATTCGAGCCTCATTGATGGCCTTGGGAAGGCGGGGCGTGTTGAGGAGGCAGGGAGGCTGTTTGAGGAGATGACTGGGAGAGGCTGCCCGAGAGACTCCTATTGCTATAACGCGCTCATTGATGCGCTGGCGAAGAAGGGAAAGGTGGAGGAGGCGGTGGCGCTGTTCGAGAGGATGGAGGAGGAAGGGTGTGATCCGACCGTGTACACGTACACCATCTTGATAGATGGCTTGTTTAAGCAACATAGGAATGAGGAAGGTTTGAAGGTGTGGGAGGCGATGATCGAGAAGGGGATCACACCCACGGCCGCCTCGTTTAGAGCCCTAGCAACGGGGCTGTGTTTGTCAGGGAAGGTGGCGAGAGCGTGCAAGATCTTGGACGAGCTGGCGCCGATGGGGGTTGTGTTGGACAGTGCTTTTGAGGATATGATCAACGTGTTGTGTAAGGTGGGGCGGGTGGTGGAGGCGTGCAGGCTGGCCGATGGGGTGGTGGATCGCGGCCGGGAG is drawn from Salvia hispanica cultivar TCC Black 2014 chromosome 6, UniMelb_Shisp_WGS_1.0, whole genome shotgun sequence and contains these coding sequences:
- the LOC125194021 gene encoding pentatricopeptide repeat-containing protein At1g03560, mitochondrial — encoded protein: MRKALFKPYSAAFFKIHTSPIVSSLKFSSSSTPLPPPEWVHPFTDLSDVISAADRKISPWIPKIHHLLQNTINFEQDLTIFCDKYLIRLPPPFTAHILKTSTQLPNRAEIAFRFFNWAGEQKGYAHNLECFVQLIEILCLEGDFVRARSAFDEMKIRGFLMNSVAANSLIRSFGNGGMVEELLWVWKRMKDTGIEPSLYTYNFLMNGLVNCMYIESAERVLEVMKKGRVKPDVVTYNTMIKGYCKSGNLRKAIDEFEAMGVKNVAPDKITFLTLMQACYAKGDYHLCSRLYNEMRDKQVEIPPHAYSLVIGGLCKEGKAMEGHAVFESMIGAGCEVNMAVYTALIDAYAKNGSLDVAMELFRSMQRDGLVADEVTYGVIVNGLCKNGRLEEAMEWFDYCKREGVAVNAMLYSSLIDGLGKAGRVEEAGRLFEEMTGRGCPRDSYCYNALIDALAKKGKVEEAVALFERMEEEGCDPTVYTYTILIDGLFKQHRNEEGLKVWEAMIEKGITPTAASFRALATGLCLSGKVARACKILDELAPMGVVLDSAFEDMINVLCKVGRVVEACRLADGVVDRGREIPGRVRTVMINALRKAGNADLAMKLMHSKIGIGYDRVKSVKKRVKFRNLVER